One window from the genome of Anopheles merus strain MAF chromosome 3R, AmerM5.1, whole genome shotgun sequence encodes:
- the LOC121597831 gene encoding glutathione S-transferase C-terminal domain-containing protein homolog, protein MKLYLKYYRLLPSTEGGCVTGAQHSVRALDVPLESYIVLVLYRYLELNPTDVVVHFVQCKATTNVLRIVLPTSSVEASAFFTDAAPLPDDPALFCQLPSIAIERINTIVSGLCGVCRRLTKQHVAATKSSAGLLGFKGNTLVAPADASLWTKFCELDMVRCVEEVLKLGVNDSQLPAEIGQLESHLVQPLKSHNIYKLINLVNNVRISSEEEHRKLASAEQQFDFHANHKFAEGYEKTLADLMLYICFELVERRLTNALLRAKVPNLSGWMERVAKHDEGRLHRMCNEVLPTAQNCSLLTALSGCDALVLEIPQEFSLYKSDTKKLNLKGDQVLTTNQAEVLDILRKVDRIPTDIGSAVNDWEANRFEWDTVPVEARPEGGKLPPARILRKRHQLESLVNEVMRLATDGAIIVDFCSGTGHLGILLAHLLPRCTVYLLENKEESQQRAMERVERLALHNVVFFQCNLDYFTARFDIGVSLHACGVATDIVLEKCFAHRAHFVSCPCCYGKLYNIEHVTYPRSRLFRESELALKEYFCVAHCADQTHDLASDRTNVAKAHQGFYCMDVIDRDRALRAEELGYKVLRKRLKDESCTPKNRLLVGIYGEGDMR, encoded by the coding sequence ATGAAGCTTTACCTTAAGTACTATCGACTGCTACCCAGCACGGAGGGTGGGTGTGTGACCGGTGCGCAGCACTCCGTCCGAGCTTTGGACGTTCCGCTCGAAAGCTACATCGTGCTGGTGCTGTACCGCTACCTAGAACTTAACCCCACGGACGTTGTGGTACACTTTGTGCAATGCAAAGCGACCACCAATGTTCTACGCATTGTGCTTCCTACCTCGAGTGTGGAAGCGTCGGCGTTTTTCACCGACGCCGCACCGCTGCCGGACGATCCGGCTCTATTCTGTCAGCTTCCCTCGATCGCTATCGAGCGGATCAATACGATTGTGTCCGGACTGTGTGGCGTTTGTCGGCGATTAACCAAGCAGCACGTAGCGGCTACGAAAAGTTCCGCCGGATTGCTTGGTTTCAAGGGAAATACGCTCGTGGCCCCGGCGGACGCTTCCCTGTGGACGAAGTTCTGCGAGCTTGATATGGTGCGGTGTGTGGAGGAGGTGCTCAAGCTCGGTGTCAATGATAGCCAGCTTCCGGCGGAAATAGGACAGCTGGAAAGCCATCTTGTGCAGCCACTGAAATCGCACAACATTTACAAACTGATCAATCTTGTGAACAATGTGCGCATCTCGTCCGAAGAGGAGCACCGCAAGCTGGCCAGCGCTGAGCAGCAGTTTGACTTTCACGCCAACCATAAGTTTGCGGAAGGGTACGAAAAAACGCTGGCCGATTTAATGCTGTACATCTGCTTTGAGTTGGTTGAGCGTCGGCTTACGAACGCTTTGCTGCGTGCGAAGGTGCCTAACCTTTCGGGGTGGATGGAGCGCGTTGCTAAGCACGACGAAGGGCGGCTCCATCGAATGTGCAATGAAGTGCTACCGACGGCACAAAACTGTTCTTTACTGACTGCACTCTCGGGCTGTGATGCGCTGGTGCTGGAAATACCACAAGAATTCAGCCTGTACAAATCCGACACCAAGAAGCTGAACCTGAAGGGCGACCAAGTGCTGACAACGAACCAGGCCGAGGTGTTGGACATTCTGCGCAAAGTCGACCGGATCCCCACCGACATCGGTAGCGCGGTGAACGATTGGGAGGCGAACCGGTTCGAGTGGGACACGGTACCGGTTGAGGCGAGACCGGAGGGCGGCAAGCTGCCACCCGCTCGCATACTGCGCAAGCGCCATCAGCTGGAAAGCTTAGTCAACGAGGTAATGCGGCTGGCCACCGATGGTGCGATTATCGTGGACTTTTGCTCCGGCACGGGACACCTCGGTATACTGCTTGCTCATCTGCTGCCTCGCTGCACCGTCTATCTGCTGGAGAACAAGGAGGAATCGCAGCAGCGGGCGATGGAGCGTGTGGAACGGCTTGCCCTTCACAATGTGGTGTTTTTCCAGTGCAATTTGGACTACTTTACGGCCCGCTTCGATATCGGCGTCTCGCTGCACGCGTGTGGTGTCGCGACCGATATCGTGCTGGAGAAGTGCTTCGCCCACCGGGCACACTTTGTTAGCTGTCCGTGCTGTTACGGCAAGCTGTACAACATCGAGCATGTGACGTACCCGAGGAGTCGCCTGTTTCGCGAGTCGGAGTTGGCGCTGAAAGAGTACTTCTGCGTTGCGCACTGTGCGGACCAGACGCACGATCTGGCCAGCGACAGGACGAATGTGGCGAAAGCGCACCAGGGTTTCTACTGCATGGACGTGATCGATCGGGACCGGGCGCTACGTGCCGAAGAGCTCGGGTACAAGGTGTTGCGCAAGCGATTGAAGGATGAAAGCTGTACGCCCAAGAATCGGCTCCTGGTTGGGATCTATGGTGAGGGGGATATGAGATGA
- the LOC121597833 gene encoding protein JTB, translated as MIENLSKKRMVFGISCLILLTIVVLIIESKWMKAGSRRQEFVIENNSTCWQRETYEVIKDCHPCTAFEIASKSQGVCVHTHNKEVLKCIGGEIVTRSCDRVAWLDERHYWSFQISLTIIGTLSAAVSFLRQKTLNRRTMLKIQRELGA; from the exons ATGATAGAAAACCTCTCCAAAAAGCGTATGGTGTTTGGAATCAGCTGCCTCATACT ACTAACGATAGTTGTGCTGATCATCGAATCCAAATGGATGAAGGCGGGCTCCCGTCGGCAGGAGTTTGTGATCGAGAATAATTCCACCTGCTGGCAGCGCGAAACGTACGAGGTGATCAAGGACTGCCATCCGTGCACGGCGTTCGAGATCGCGAGCAAATCCCAGGGCGTCTGCGTCCACACCCACAACAAGGAGGTGCTGAAGTGTATCGGCGGAGAAATCGTCACGCGAAG CTGTGATCGGGTCGCGTGGCTAGACGAGCGGCACTACTGGTCGTTTCAAATTTCGCTAACCATCATCGGCACACTTTCCGCAGCCGTTTCCTTTCTGCGGCAAAAGACACTGAACCGACGGACTATGCTGAAGATCCAGCGGGAGCTAGGTGCATAG